The Boseongicola sp. DNA segment GTAAAGAAATATATAACTCAGAATACTGGCGCGCATGATCGGCTCAATACCCATGCATAAACGCATGCCAGAACACGATATTTCGACAATTTATTTATACATCAACCCGATCTAAATCATCCACAGAATTAAAAATTTAATCCTCGCACGGGGCACCAACCCCGCCCGAGGCCCGACCAGAAAGACAACCCCATGACCACAACCACACTCTCTGAAAGCCGCTCCTATGCCCGGACCGCCGGACTCGGGTACCTAGCCATCGCAGTCGCTGGCGGTTACTCCATCGCCTATGTGCCCAGCCAAATCTTCGGCGCGGCCAACCCCGACGACACACTCCACCTCTTGCAAGCGAACCGAGGATTGTTCCTGTCGGGCATCCTCGGCGATCTGATCATGATGGCCGCCGAACTCCTCGTCACCGTCATGCTCTTCAACATGTTCAAATCAGTCCAGCCGACACTCTCTGCCGCCGCCGCCCTTGCGCGCTTTTCGATGGTGACTGTCATGGCAGCAATGCTGTTTTTTTACGGGGCGGCAATGGCTGTATCGGATGGGGCAATTGCCCTGAGTTCCTTCACACCGGCACAACAAAACGATGTGGCAAACCTGCTCATCCACATGCACGATTCCGGCGTCTGGATCTGGCAGGTCTTCTTCACCATCCACCTCCTGCTTTTGGGCATCCTGATCGTTCGCTCAGACCATTACCCAACACTCCTGGGCGTCGCGCTGGCCGTTGGTGGAATGGGCTACTTCATGGACAGCATCTATGCCTTTGCATTCCCAGACGCCGCGCTTCTGGGAACAATCCGCATCGGCTTCCTGGCCGTCGTGACACTTGCTGAACTCAGCTTCGCATTGTGGTTGGTCTTTATCGGACCTCGTTCAAAAGCGGGCGACAAGCATCGCGCCCAAACTCCTGCGCAGTCAGCCACCGCCTGACCCCAAAACACAAAAGCCCCGCCCCATGGTCCCATGGAGCGGGGCTTTTTGTTCGCAAACCGCACGCTTGGTTGCGGATCCTCACATCTGCATTATCTCGCAGATCTCCACCGATCCATCGCTGGATAAGATCGGACAGCTTTTGGCCATGGCCACAGCTGCGTCCATATCCGTTGCCTCAACCTGGCTCAGACCCGATACAGGGTTCGCGCCGCCGTCATTGGCCACCCCACTTGCAGAAACCGTCGTCGATGGACCAGCCGGACCACCGCCATCAACAACAGCAGACCCCATACTCTCATACCAGGCGTTCCACTCGGCCATTACTTTCTGACCTTCTTCAGGGCTCTCCGGTGCTTTTCCACCGTGATATGCAAAAATAAACTTGGGCATTTGAAATCCTCCTCAGTTAACCCGTTCAGCGAGAATCTTACGTTCCAATTTCGCAAGCGATGACGTCCATCCCTGCATGTGCGACTCCGCCGCCGCCTGATCCGCCAGACCCGAGTGGGTCAGGGTGAACCGCGTCGCCTCGCCGACCGTTTCCAATTCGATACTTACCCGGCTCTCGGGCCCACGATCACCGTTCTCGTCATGCCAGGCCCAGGTAAAGCCGACTGACCTTGGCGGATCGACTTCCGTGACATCCCCGGACACCGTGAACTTGCGGCCATCGGATGCTTGCATGGTCGACATCCACGGGCCCGGCTTGCCCAGATTGATGTCATGGGCCGGCACTGTCATGCCCTCAGGGCCCCACCATTCCAGAATGTGGGCAGGCTCCGAGATGTAGGAATAAACGTGGTCGATCCCGGCGCGGAACACGCGGGTGATAACAAGGTCATTCATGTGAAGTCTTCCTTTTCCACTGCAGCCTGAAGCCGGTCGATGCTGCCTTCCCAGAACGTGATGTGAAGTTGCAGCCAATCGCTGATCTGACCCATGCCGTCGCGATTGACCGAATAGATCCGCCGCTGCTGTTCGGTGCGCCGGTTGATCAACCCCGCCTCGGTCAGAACCTTCAGATGCCGCGACACCGCTGGCGCAGAGACGCTGGACTGTTCGACCAACTCGCCTGCCGATTTCTCACCATCCGCCAATAGCGTTTCCACAATGGCCAGTCGCGTTGGATCTCCAAGAGCTGCAAAGGTTGTCGAAAGCATGTGTCACCGATTCGTATTTCACTTTTTCATTAATTAACATATTCGCGAATTAATGCAACCCAACGCACGCCGCATTAACCCGACGGAAACCACCGAACGCTGCCGCCCATAGCAATTCCACCGACGCGATACCGACGTAATACCGACGTGATACCGACGCGCGATTTCGCCGGGATTCCCATGAAATTAAAGCGTTTCGCAAAAATGCTGTTGCAAACCGCCGGTGGCACCGCACGCACCAAATACACTGCGTTAACCGGTCGGAGATCCGCATTTTTTGCAACGGTATTTGGCGCGCAAGTCCGCGCGACCTACCACATTGTGGACTTTGCACGCTCCGGCCAGGCAGCATCGTAATCTGCACCACCGACTTCACCCGAAGTTACCGCCTTCAGCATATCCCCGGGACTTGGCAAGCCCGAACTCTCATCCCCCGATGTCCAAAGCCGGGATCGCATAAGCGCTCGGGAACATTGGAAATATATCTCTTCAATCGAAATCAGAATAACGCTGCGCGGTCGCTTTCCATCACGCTCAAACCGCTCCAGCATCCCTTCGTCCGCTGACACCTTGCCGCGCCCATTGATCCGAACAACGTTCGTTGACCCCGGCACCATAAACATCAAAGATACCCTTGGATCGCGAACAATATTGCGCAAACTGTCGATCCGGTTGTTCCCGAACCAATCCGGCATCGCCAGAGTTTTCTCATCGATTTCAATAACAACCGGCCCATCATCGCCGCGCGGACTGCCATCCGAGCCTTCTGGGCCAACCGTGGTCAACACACAAAACCGCGAAGCCATAACCCATTGACGATAAACCGGAACCATTCGGTCCGCGACCTTGCGAACAGCCGGCGCTTTCGGCGTTCCGTACAGGTTTTCCAGTTCAGCAACCGTCTCAATCATTCCGCACTCCGCGCCTCGTCCAGCAATCGATCCGATGCGTCCTCGATCTGTTTTTCAAGCTGTCTCATGAAGGGCTTAACCCCAGTCCCAGGGGAAATTGGCTCCAAAAACTCAACCACGCAAGTACCCGGCTTTCTTAAGAAGCCGCGTTTCGGCCAGAAGTATCCAATGTTCATTGCAACCGGCACGCAGACCTGCCCAAGCTGGGTGTACAGCACACCCGTACCTACTTTGTATGGCTTCTTGTCCTCCGGCGCGACACGAGTGCCCTGCGGATAAATCACAATTTGCCCGGAGTCTGCCCTTCCCTTTTCGACATCTTGTTTCATCTGCGAAATTGCTTTGCCACCCTTGCCGCGATCCACAGGAATACAACCGATACGAAGCGCAAACTGCCCCAACAAAGGCGCGTATAGAAGTTCGCGTTTCATCACGAACTTAGGGCGCGGCATCGAAGAATAGATGACAATAATATCAAAGAATGACTGGTGTTTAGCGGCAACCATAACCTCATCGGTCGGCGGCGTTCCGCGAACTTCTACCTCCAGACCAATCATCACGCGCGCAGCCCAGATCACAAATCGGCACCAGGTATGGCACGCCCGAACCGCCCCAGCTCGGCTGTAGACCGCAGCCGGAGTGTAGATGATCGCAAGCACAATCATGGCCACATAGATTGACACATTGAAGACAAGCGAGCGGATCATTTGCATTACGAAACCTCACCCAATCGACGACGCGCCGCAAGATGGGTTGCAACAAACGCCAAGACCGCAGCAATCACCGGAACTGTCAAAGGCAATACCCATCCTGCCCCGCGAAACCCGACGTCAGACATCGTTCCGCCTCCAGCGACCCCGGGAAGGATAGCGACCGCAATCAATCCGGCCAAAGCTCCGACCAATGCACCAATGAACGCGCGAATGGTAAAACGGCGCACAAAAGCGCGGGTGATATAGCTGTCTTCGACACCAACAAGTCGCAAAACATCAATAACTTGACCGTTCGCAGCCAATGCAGCCGACGCGGCAAGAGCGATCGTGACGGCGGTTACTCCCGCCACCAAAACCAAAGCCAGAACAGAGACATTCCGCAAACTTCGCGCCGCGTCGACCAATGGCGCGCGCCACCGCGCATGATCATCATAGATCGCTCCCGGTGCTTCGGCAGAAAAACGCTGTTTCAAACCGGCCACGTCCGGTCCAGTGCCATCAATGCTGACTTCAATCAGGATCGGCAACCGCAATTTATCCAATGGCAATTCCGAGCCGAACCATGGGGCCAGCAAACGCGCCTGTTCATCCGCATCAATGCGTCGCGTGGCACCAACACCAGGCGTCTGGCTCAGCACGACCTCAACAGCTTCAGCCTGCGCTTCGAGCGTTTCGGCAGGTGCCGAAATTCGAACTGTAGCGGTGTCGTCCAGAGTGCTTTCCCAAGCCACCGCTTGCCGTCCCGCCGAAGTTGCAAGCGCAAGAACAAAGACGGCAATAAAGGCCATCGCAGCGGCACTGATGATCGACAATAGCGCGGTAAACCCTGTTGGCGGCACGACTCGTTCGGCGACTTTGTCCCCGCGTATAAGATCGAGCATTGTCATAGGTCCGCTCCGGCCAACTCGACCGATCCGTCCTTTAGCCGCAAAACCCGCGCCGAAACGCGCGCCTTGGCTTGCCGGATCAATGACATGTCGTGCGTCGCGCAAAGCACAGTCTTGCCCAGCCGATTCAATTCAATCAGCAGGTTCAGGATCTTTAGCGACATTTCCCAATCAACGTTTCCCGTCGGTTCATCCGCCAAGACAACATCCGGTGAAAGGATAACCGCGCGTGCCAAGGCCGCTCTTTGCCGCTCACCTCCGGAAAGTTCAGCCGGCAAATGGTCGATCAATTCGCTCAATCCGACCCAACCAGTTAGTTCGGCTAAGTTATCGGCAACTTCTGTCGCGGTAGCACCAGTTACCGTCACAGGAAGCACAATATTCTCAGACACACTCAAATGGTCGATAAACCGGCAGTCTTGGTGAACCACACCGACCCGCCGCCGCATCCGGGCAATCTGATTTCGATCCATGTGAGCCGTGTCATCGCCAAATACGGCAACCCTGCCGTCGGTTGGAATCAATTCCCCGTAACAAAGTTTGATCAGTGTAGTTTTGCCAGCGCCGGACGGACCGGTAAGGAAATGGAAACTCCCAGGAGGCAAATTAAGCGAAACATCCCGAAATAGCGTCCGCCCGCCATAGTTTATGGCAACGCGCGATAATTTTATGGCGGGTGCTAAGCTCATTTCGCAATGCTTTTGCCTCATGAAATGCCCATGCGCAACGCCAGCGCTTTTAGAAAGCTATGGAAAGTGATAGACACCGTTCAAAGTGATCTGCGCCGCCGCTAGATTGGGCAAGCGCAGGCAATGAGGTTTCGAATGGTGAGGGCAATTTAATGCGACTGGTTTGTCCAAATTGCAGTGCACAGTACGAAGTTGACGACGGTCTGATTCCCGATGAGGGCCGCGACGTTCAATGTTCGAATTGCGGTAACACGTGGTTCGAGTTGCCGCCGCCCATATCCGCTTCACCTGATGTTCTTGCAGACGCCAGCGAGGCAGCTGAGGTTGCCGCAGAGGATGTACCCCTTCCAGACCCAGAACCCGATTCCGAGCCGGATCTGGCCGCTGAAGCTTTCGACGAGCTGGACGAGGATCCAATCCTGGGACCAGAAATTGAACCCGAAGCAGAGGCCGAAGAGCAGCCTGAAATAGCGCTCGATGAAACGGACGATGATGATGAAAGCTGGGATTGGCCGGAAACGCGACTTGAGTCTCCAGTAGCTGAAAGCGAAGACCCACCCAGCGAAAGCCCCACCCGCGAAGGTCGACGTCCTGCCGACGTTGCGGCACTGGATATGCTGCGCGAAGAGGCTGAGCTGGAGATTTCGCAGCGCCGGTCTGAAACGCCGTCCACGATGGAATCGCAGCCCGAATTCGGATTGCAGGAACCTGCCGAGGTTGAGACTCCATCGCGCGCGCTGCGCGCTCGGATGGTGCGATTGCGCGGTGAAGACGAAACCGAACAGGAAACCCCCGAAGAAGATTATGCCGCGCCACGTCGTGATCTGCTGCCCGATATCGAAGAAATCAATTCTACGCTTCGACCCGCTGCGACAACCGTTACTGCGGTCAAATCACCAGAAGAACTGGCGAAACATCGCACCGGATTTCGACGCGGGTTTCTTGTAACTGCCGGATTGGCAACAATAATGGTTGTCCTCTACGCTTGGGCGCCTGCAATCGCCTCAACCGTGCCCGGGACGGAAAGCGCATTGATCACCTATGTGGATTTGGCGAATTCTGCGCGGGATGCCCTGAACAACCTTTTGGGGAACAACTAGGCCGGATTACTTTCTGCGCCGGGCGACTTTTCGTTTTGCCTTGCTTGATCCTTTTGAGGATCGCCCAAGTTTGCGCCTTGGACCGCCCCGACCTCGATTTCCACCCGGGGCACGTGCGACTTTCTTGCCATCAATATCCAGCAACTCCAGCATTAACCCCCCGGTCACCGGAACCGCCTCGGTTAGGCGTGTCGTAACCCGTTGACCCAGTTCAAGTGTCAGACCTGTATCGCTGCCCTGCAAAGTCTGACTGTCGGCATCAAAATGAAAAAACTCGTTGCCGATCGAACGTACCGGAATAAGCCCGTCAGCACCGGTTTCGTCCAGTTTCACGAATGCCCCGAACCGTTGAATGCCTGAAATACGCCCGGTCAGTTCGGTGCCCAATCGCTCGCTCAGATAGGCGGCAAGGTACCGGTCTGTCGTATCCCGCTCGGCGACCATCGAGCGCCGTTCAGTATCGGAGATGTGCTTGGCGGTTTCATCCAATCCTTCGATCTCGGAAGACGCCAACCCATCATCACCCCACCCATGCGCCGCAACCAAAGCGCGATGCACCACCAGATCCGCATATCTTCGAATGGGCGAGGTGAAATGTGCATAGGACTTTAAAGCTAGACCGAAATGCCCAAAATTCTGCTGTGAGTAGTAGGCTTGGGTCATCGAGCGCAGCGTCGCAATGTTGATCAACTCATTAGCATCGGTGTCCTGCGCCGCCACTAACAATCGGTTCAAATGAGCCGTTTTCAACACCTGTCCCTTTGCCAAGGTCAACCCAGCTGATTGGGCAGTTTCGCGCAATGCATCGAGTTTTTCGGGTGCAGGCTCTTCGTGGACTCGAAATAGCAGTGGTTGTTTTTTTGCGATCAACGTCTCGGCGGCAGCAACGTTCGCCAGCACCATAAATTCTTCGATCAGTTTATGGGCGTCCAACCGCTCTTTGAACGCAACAGACTGCACCTGACCATCTTCCCCCAATTCAATCTGCCGCTCCGGCAGATCCAATTCCAAAGGTTGTCGTGCCGCCCGCGCTTTTTTCAACGCATCATAGGCCGCAAACAATGGCCGTAAAACATGGTCCAATAACGGTTCGCACTGTTCGTCTGGTTGACCATCGACCGCCGACTGCGCCTGTTCATAGGTCAAAGAGGCCGCCGACTGCATCAGTCCACGCACAAACGAATGACTGATCTTTTCTCCGCTGGCAGAGATTTGCATGCGCACCGCAAGGCAAGCGCGCGGCACACCCTCGTGAAGAGAGCACAAATCACCCGAAAGCCGA contains these protein-coding regions:
- the rnr gene encoding ribonuclease R, whose translation is MARIPSKDEILGWISENPTKSSKRDIARAFSIKGADRIDLKRVLKELAADGHLEKRRKTYRDPERLPPVSVLEVLEPNGDGDLFARPLEWQGEGLEPIVLFVPRASDPALGAGDRILARLTLVQDEDHAYEARLIRRIGANPKKILGVFRKSAEGGRVLPIDKGSDREWRVPSDALQGAKDGELVEAEQSGPKDRLGLPKARIVARLGDPTAPKAVSLIAIHQHGIPDEFPDAVIAEADEMKLAGLSDGRNDLRDVPLITIDPADARDHDDACWAQADDDPKNQGGHILWVAIADVAHHVRPGTALDREARKRGNSSYFPDRVVPMLPDRLSGDLCSLHEGVPRACLAVRMQISASGEKISHSFVRGLMQSAASLTYEQAQSAVDGQPDEQCEPLLDHVLRPLFAAYDALKKARAARQPLELDLPERQIELGEDGQVQSVAFKERLDAHKLIEEFMVLANVAAAETLIAKKQPLLFRVHEEPAPEKLDALRETAQSAGLTLAKGQVLKTAHLNRLLVAAQDTDANELINIATLRSMTQAYYSQQNFGHFGLALKSYAHFTSPIRRYADLVVHRALVAAHGWGDDGLASSEIEGLDETAKHISDTERRSMVAERDTTDRYLAAYLSERLGTELTGRISGIQRFGAFVKLDETGADGLIPVRSIGNEFFHFDADSQTLQGSDTGLTLELGQRVTTRLTEAVPVTGGLMLELLDIDGKKVARAPGGNRGRGGPRRKLGRSSKGSSKAKRKVARRRK
- a CDS encoding ATP-binding cassette domain-containing protein; amino-acid sequence: MSLAPAIKLSRVAINYGGRTLFRDVSLNLPPGSFHFLTGPSGAGKTTLIKLCYGELIPTDGRVAVFGDDTAHMDRNQIARMRRRVGVVHQDCRFIDHLSVSENIVLPVTVTGATATEVADNLAELTGWVGLSELIDHLPAELSGGERQRAALARAVILSPDVVLADEPTGNVDWEMSLKILNLLIELNRLGKTVLCATHDMSLIRQAKARVSARVLRLKDGSVELAGADL
- a CDS encoding 1-acyl-sn-glycerol-3-phosphate acyltransferase, yielding MQMIRSLVFNVSIYVAMIVLAIIYTPAAVYSRAGAVRACHTWCRFVIWAARVMIGLEVEVRGTPPTDEVMVAAKHQSFFDIIVIYSSMPRPKFVMKRELLYAPLLGQFALRIGCIPVDRGKGGKAISQMKQDVEKGRADSGQIVIYPQGTRVAPEDKKPYKVGTGVLYTQLGQVCVPVAMNIGYFWPKRGFLRKPGTCVVEFLEPISPGTGVKPFMRQLEKQIEDASDRLLDEARSAE
- a CDS encoding cell division protein FtsX — translated: MTMLDLIRGDKVAERVVPPTGFTALLSIISAAAMAFIAVFVLALATSAGRQAVAWESTLDDTATVRISAPAETLEAQAEAVEVVLSQTPGVGATRRIDADEQARLLAPWFGSELPLDKLRLPILIEVSIDGTGPDVAGLKQRFSAEAPGAIYDDHARWRAPLVDAARSLRNVSVLALVLVAGVTAVTIALAASAALAANGQVIDVLRLVGVEDSYITRAFVRRFTIRAFIGALVGALAGLIAVAILPGVAGGGTMSDVGFRGAGWVLPLTVPVIAAVLAFVATHLAARRRLGEVS
- a CDS encoding metalloregulator ArsR/SmtB family transcription factor — its product is MLSTTFAALGDPTRLAIVETLLADGEKSAGELVEQSSVSAPAVSRHLKVLTEAGLINRRTEQQRRIYSVNRDGMGQISDWLQLHITFWEGSIDRLQAAVEKEDFT
- a CDS encoding DUF4386 family protein, which produces MTTTTLSESRSYARTAGLGYLAIAVAGGYSIAYVPSQIFGAANPDDTLHLLQANRGLFLSGILGDLIMMAAELLVTVMLFNMFKSVQPTLSAAAALARFSMVTVMAAMLFFYGAAMAVSDGAIALSSFTPAQQNDVANLLIHMHDSGVWIWQVFFTIHLLLLGILIVRSDHYPTLLGVALAVGGMGYFMDSIYAFAFPDAALLGTIRIGFLAVVTLAELSFALWLVFIGPRSKAGDKHRAQTPAQSATA
- a CDS encoding pyridoxamine 5'-phosphate oxidase family protein; the encoded protein is MIETVAELENLYGTPKAPAVRKVADRMVPVYRQWVMASRFCVLTTVGPEGSDGSPRGDDGPVVIEIDEKTLAMPDWFGNNRIDSLRNIVRDPRVSLMFMVPGSTNVVRINGRGKVSADEGMLERFERDGKRPRSVILISIEEIYFQCSRALMRSRLWTSGDESSGLPSPGDMLKAVTSGEVGGADYDAAWPERAKSTMW
- a CDS encoding SRPBCC domain-containing protein → MNDLVITRVFRAGIDHVYSYISEPAHILEWWGPEGMTVPAHDINLGKPGPWMSTMQASDGRKFTVSGDVTEVDPPRSVGFTWAWHDENGDRGPESRVSIELETVGEATRFTLTHSGLADQAAAESHMQGWTSSLAKLERKILAERVN